The genome window ACCTACACGATGGAATTCAAGCATTATGCGGCCGTGCCCAAGCATATCCTGGACCAGGTGGCATCGGCCGGTAAAGCCAGGTAGGTCGGATTAGCGGGGCAAAGCCCTGCGTAATCCGACACCACCAACGGCCGTGCCAACAATGTTGTCGGGTTACGCGCGTTGCGCTAACCCGACCTACGCATCAATTCAGAAGGTTTTGCGCAATGATGGCGTCCGCCATCTTTTCCGCCTCATCCACCGGCTGGCTCAGCGCTTTGGTCGTGTAGACGGTGGACGCCAGCATCGGCTGGTCCAGCGTTGCCCCTTCGCCATGACTCGTGTCGACCGTCACCGTGGTCGACAGGCCGATGCGCAGCGGGTGGGCGGCCAGTTCCTTCGGGTCCAGGGTGATGCGCACCGGCACGCGCTGCACCACCTTGATCCAGTTGCCCGTGGCGTTTTGCGCCGGCAACAGGGAAAACGCGCTGCCCGTGCCGGCCGACATGCCCAGCACCTTGCCGTGATAGACCACCTTGCTGCCATACAAATCCGTTTCGATGGTCGCCGCCTGGCCGACGCGGATATTGCGCAATTCGGACTCCTTGAAGTTCGCGTCAACCCATAACTGATCGAGTGGCACGATGGACATCAAGGGCGTGCCCGGCGTCACGTGCGAGCCCAGCTGCACGCTGCGCTTGGCCACATAGCCCGAGACAGGCGCGACCACGGCGTTGCGGCGCACGGCCAGCCACGCCTGCAGCACGTCGCCCCGCGCCGACAGCACGGCCGGATGGCTGGCCAGGTTGACGCCGGCCACGCCCGATTTGGCGGACTCGGCCTGGCGCTGCGCCACCGTCAGGGCCGCCTTGGCGTCATCGACGGCCTGTTTCGCATGGGCCAGGTCTTCGCCCGAGATCGTGTGGTCCAGCGCCAAGGGCGCGCGGCGCGCCAGGTTGCCCTGCGCCGTGGCCAGTGCCAGGCGGCGCTGCTCGATGATGGCGTCGTACTGCGCCACGCTGGCATAGCGTTCGCGCTCCTGGCGCACGATGTTGCCCAGCCGTGCCTGTGCCTGGCTCAGGGCCAGGTCCGCATCGATGGCGTTCAGCGTGATCAGCGGGGCGCCCGCTTTCACCATCTGCGTTTCGTCGGCGCGGATGGCGTCGACATTGCCCGTCACCTGCGCGGACAGGGTGACGAGGTTGCCGCCCACATAGGCATTGTCCGTCACTTCTTCCTTGGCCAGCACTAATTGATAATAAACCGCCCAGGCGGCGCCGGCCACGAGAAAGGCGGCCGTGATGGCGATCAGGACGGCCTTGCGTTTGCCCGGCTGTTCGGTGGTGGTGGTGGTGGTATCGCTGCTCATGATGTGTTCCGTAATCGATGGTTATTGTTTGGCGGTGTTGGTGCTGGCTGTGGCGGCAAAGTCGCTGCTGCCCCGGTAGCCGCCGCCCAGGGCCACGGTCAGGTTGATTTCCGCATCCTGGCGCTGGTTTTGCAGCTGCATGCCCAGGTCCACCTGGCCGCGCATGGTCATTTCCGCATTGATCTGGGTGGCGCGGTCGGCCAGACCTTGCTTGAGTCGCGCATTCGCGTTGCGCAGCTGCGCTTCACTGGCGCGCAGGTTTTCCTGCTGCAGCCGCAGCTGGTTTTCCACGCCCTGCACCCTGGCGCCCGCCTGCGCCACGTCGCGCACCACATTGAAGACGTTCTGGTTGTAGTCGGCGATCAGCTCGTTGCGTTCGCTGCGCGCGCCGGCAAGCTGGGCCTGCAGGCGGCCGCTGTCGAACAGGGGCAGCGACAGGGCCGGGCCGATGAACAGGGTGCGGCTGCCCGATTGCAGCAGCTTGCCCAGTTTGATCGCATCGAGGCCGAACGAGGCGCCCAGGTCGATATCGGGGTAGAACGACGCCTGCGCCGCCTCGATATGGCTCATGGCCGCCTGTACTCGCCAGCGCGCCGCCTGCAAGTCGGGCCGGCGCGCCAGCAATTCCATGCCCAGCTTGCCGGGCAGGGCGTGCGGCAGCGTTTGGGCTTCTTTCGGTTGCAGGCTGGCCAGGGCTGAAGCATCCGCACCCAACAGGGCGCGCAAGGCTTCGCGTTCCGTGACGATCTGCGTTTCCAGCAGGGCGATCTGCTGCTGCAGCAGACTCAAACGCGTTTGCGCGGACAGATGGTCGTCGCTGACGCCGAGGCCGTTGGCGATGCGTTTTTCCTTGTCGACCACCAGTTGCTGCTGCAGTTGCACCAGCGCATGCAGGTTGTCCATGCGGGCCCAGCCATTTTGCATGCTGAAGTAGTGGCGGGCGATCTCGGCCGCCAGCATCTGTTCCGCCATCGCATATTCGGCGCGCCGTGCATTGACTTCACCGAGGCTGGCGGCGATCTGCGCCTTGTGCTTGCCCCACCAGTCCAGGTCGTAATGGGCTTGCACGCCCACGGTGACTTCGTTGTAGTAATTTCCGCCGATGGGGGCGGGCATCAGGCCATTGCCCGAATAGCGCTGGCGGCTGGCGTTCGCGTCCAGGTCCAGCCTGGGGCCGCGCCCCGCATGCTGTGCATCGAACGCGGACAGGGCCGAGCCGATACGGGCATTCGCCGCGTCCAGGCTGGGGCTGGCGGACAGCGCCTGTTCGATCAGCTGGTCCAGCTGATCGTCCTGGAACTGGCGCCACCACTGGGCGGCGGGCCAGCCTTCGCTGGCCAGGTGGATGTCGGCCGCCAATTGCACTTTGGCCAATTCTTGCTGCGGCAACTGTTGCGTGTCGGGTGGAATGCTGGCGCAGCCGGCCAGGGACAAGCTTAGCGCCAGGACGCTCAGGGAGAGTTTCATCGGTGTGTACATGAGGGTTATTCCATGGCCGCGTGGTCGACCACGACGGGCGCATTTTTCTTCGGTGGTTTGATCAGGAGCAAAAGCGGCAGCACGAGGATGGTCAGCCACATCATCAGCCAGAAGTCGTCGAGGTAGGCGATCATCGACGCCTGCCGCGTGATCTCGCCATTCAGGGCCGCCATGCCCGTGCTCGTGCCCAGGTCGAACACCTGGGCGATGCCGGGATCGTGCAGGGCAGGGTTGGCGATAGTGATGTGTTCCGTCAGGGACGCATGGGCGATCTGCGTATTGCGCACCAACAAGGTCTGCACCAGGGCGATGCCGATGCTGCTGCCGATATTGCGCACCAGGCTGTAAATCGCCGTGCCTTCCGCCCGCATCTGCGGCGACAGGGTGGCGAACGTGGCCGCGCTCAGCGGTACGAAGACGAGGCCCAGGCCGATGCCCTGGATGATGCCGTTCCACACGACGGTTTTCGGCACCAGGTCCAAGGTGAAATTGGCCATTTGCCACAGCGAGAACGCGGTAATCGAAAAGCCCACGCCCAGCAGGATGCGCGTATCGATCTTGCCCGTGAGCCTGCCGACGATCAGCATGGCCAGCATCGTGCCCAGGCCGCTGGGCGCCGTCACCAGGCCGGCGATCGCCGCCGGGTAATTCATCAAGCCTTGCAGCATCGACGGCGTCAGCGCGCGGGTGGCGAACAGCACCATGCCGACGATGAAGATGAACAGCAAGCCGCTCACATAGTTCGAGTTTTTCAACAGGCGGTAGTCGAGGAAAGACTTGCCGGCCGGGCGCAGGGCCGTGTGGGCGATGAAGTAACACAAGCTCATGGCCAGCACGATGGCTTCGATCCACGTTTCCGTGGATGAAAACCAGTCGTTCTGCTCGCCCCGGTCCAGCAGCATCTGCAGCGCGCCGATCGACAGGCTCAAGGTGGCAAAGCCGAACATGTCAAAGTTCATGCGGCGGTTCGGCGGGTCCTTGCGGATGTAGCGCCAGATACCGTAGAAGGCCATGGCGCCGATGGGAATGTTGATGAAGAAGACCCAGCGCCAGCTGTAGCTGTCCGTCAGCCAGCCGCCCAAGGTCGGTCCCAGGATGGGGCCGATCATCACGCCCATGCCCCAGATGGCCATGGCCGAGCCGTGTTTCTCGCGTGGATTGATGTCGAGCAAGACCGCCTGCGACAGCGGTACCAGCGCCGCGCCGAATACGCCCTGCAGCAAACGGGCGGCAACGATCTCGGACAGGGTGCCGGACAGGCCGCACAGCACGGACGCGAGCGTAAAGCCGGCAACCGACACGAGGAAGGTGTTTTTCTGGCCGAAACGGTCGCACAGCCAGCCCGTCAGCGGCGTGGCGATGGCGGCGGCGACGATGAACGAGGTGAGTACCCAGGTGATCTGGTCTTGCGAGGCGGAAAGGCTGCCTTGCATATGGGGCAGCGCGACGTTGGCGATGGTGCCGTCGAGCGCCTGGATGATGGTGGCGAGCATGATCGAAATCGTGATCATGCGCCGGTTCAGGGTGAGGTCTTGCGAAGCGGGAACGGCATTCACGCAAACTTCTCCGTGGCCGCTTGCAGCGCTTCCAGCAGCTCGGTGGCGGCCCTCAATTGATCGGGAGCTATGCCCTGCAGCAGCTCCTTGCGGAAACCATCCGCTTCCTTGCGCACGGTGTCATACACCTGCAGGCCCGCTTCCGTCAGCACGACGAGTTTGACCCTGCGGTCCGTTTCCGACGGCTGGCGCTGCACGAAGCCCGATTTCACGAGCCGGTCCAGCATCGACACCATGGTGGGGTTTTCCACGCCCAGCTGGTGCGCCAGCTCGCTTTGCGAGGGCGGCTGCGGCGATTTGGCGATCATGGCAATGGCCATCCAGCTCGCTTGCCCCAGGTCCAGGTCTTTCAGGCGCCGGTCGATCGCATGGCGCCAGCCGCGCGCCGTCTTGTGGAGCGCGGCGGAAAAGCGCTCTTCGATAGAAATCATAAGGTGAGTCGTCTAATGGTTAGGTGTCTAACTAATATTCTAGCATACCGCTTTCCGCAGCGTGCGGGCCTTTCCCATTTTTGACGCGGCTGGTACATTGACATCCAGTCCATCACCATCATCAGGAGACAGCATGACCACCGCAGAACAGAAGCAGGACGGACAGCACCGCGACAGCAGCGACTTTGTCATCACGCAAACCTTCGACGCGCCGCGCGAACTGGTGTTCCAGTCGTGGGTGGAGCCGGAGCGCCTGGCGCAGTGGTGGGGCCCTGTCGGCTTTGAATTGAGCGTGCTGGCGCTGGATTTGCAGCCGGGCGGCATTTTCCACTACGGCATGCGCGCCGACAATGGCTACGAAATGTGGGGCAAGTTCACCTACCAGGCCATCGAAGCGCCTGCAAGGATCGTCTCGATCCTGTCGTTTGCCGACAAGCAGGGCAATGCCGTGCAGCACCCCGTCAGCGCCACCTGGCCATTGCAATCGTTCAATACCATGACCCTGACCGAGGAAAACGGCAAGACGACGATGACCTTGCGCTCCGCGCCGCACAAGGCGACGGATGAGCAGCATGAGACTTTCAAGCAGGGGTTTGAGTCGATGAAGCAGGGGTTTAAGGCTACTTTCGGCCAGCTGGCACAGTACCTGGCGCGTGTTCAGTAATATTTAAGAACGGCGGGCCGGAGTCGCGGGCCTGAGAAAATGACCATGGCTGCGTTGCTTGGGCTCGCCGTACTAACCGTACTGTCTTCGCCCGCGCGCCTTGCCCTGGCCATTTTTCAGGCCCGCTGGGCCCGGGGAGCCTTGGTTTGAGGTGCGGGTGTGTTCTTGCTGTCGTTGCCAGTTTGCGGTTGAGGAATGTCTGCTTGCGCCCCAAACCGGAAATTCAATTGGTCCAACTCGCCTAGGTTCGGGTTACCTGCGCAAGTCTGACTAATCTACTCTTGGTCGCGTATGGAAAGTAATAAGTACTAAGGACTGTAGAACTGGCTAAGGCGTCCATTAGGATCGATCCTTAAGATGAAGTAATCGCCATTGAAGAGTACTGCCATGCGCCCTGATCTGACAAACTCTCCCGAGTTCGTCGCGAAGTGAAGAGCAAGCTCTTCGCGAATACTATCTAAGACTTTCTCGATTAGGTCCTTAAGGTCCGTCAGCTCATAAGGAAGGACAGTCTTTCCCTTAAAATTACCAACCTGATAGGCATCTATGTGTCGCATTACGATGTGCAGGTAGGATTGCAAATCCCAGAAGACTTGCTTTTTCCCGTGCAGTATAACGGACGGGTTAAACCCGATGGCGTTAGCAAGTATCCTTTTCGCAGCATCACTGTCTAACGTCAATGACCGGTCTCCTAATCTCGCTCTCTCAAACTCAGCGCATACAGCGCCAAGTGCCGCTACTCGCTTAACGAATTCGTAGCTCGCTTTGGCTTCTAGCTCTTCCTTGGCCAGTGCATTTCGTGCAGCTTTCGCGTTTAACGATGCAAGTTGAATGTTGACGTTCTCGCTTGCAGACTTCACAGTAAAGCCAAAAGTATCAAGGATGCGGCTATCGATCGTATTGTTTCGCATCCCCAGCATTGTCCCGACTAGGTCTTCTTTTTCATAATCGATCAATGCAGTTCCGCCGTTATGTTTCATGACCAGATAATTTACTAGTAGCTTCTGTGCGTCTAGCTTTGAAAAGTCAACTTCAACTAAAACAATGTTCGGCACAATCTTCTTGCCTGTTGGGTGGCGGAGCGGCTGGCGGTTAAAGGTTGCGTAAGATATCTTAAAGAGGTCTTTGATAGCGACGCCCTTGTACTTTAAAGTCTTTCTTTGTTGAACAGTTAGCGCAGGATCTCGGCAGTCTATCCGTAGAACCGCTAGATCGTTATAAGCTGAGTTACTATTCGCAAGCTCGTTTGTTTGCTCGTTCATGTCAACTTTGTTGAACAGAACCCCGGTGACCATGTGTCCGTAGTTGTCAAGACCGGCCTGGTTATATACGCGTTTAACGAATAATTCCGGCTTTTTCTCCTGCCATTTCTTCATCGCCTGAATCGGTGTTGCGTTATCCAAGGCGCGCTGGGGAATGTTGTGGTTGTAGATTTTCAGGTAATTGCGCAGCGTCGATTCCAGTTCGGCCCGGGAGCCGAAACGAGTCTGGTTGACGACCTCGCTGATACGGCCATTGAAGCGTTCGACCATGCCGTTGGTTTGCGGGTGACGCGGCGGAATCAATCGATGTTCGATCACCAATTGCTTGCACAGCACGTCAAAGACATGCTTGCCGCTCGGGATACGGTCGCCGCTGACAGGGTCTTTTTTCTTGCTGGTAAAACGGTCGGTGAACTGGCTGCCGTTGTCAGTGAGTAGTTTGACGATGGTGATCGGGCAAGCATTTTTCAGTTTGAGCAGGAAGTCGGTACTGCTGCTGTCGGACTGGTTGGCATAGATTTCCATGAAGACCCAGCGTGTGGCGCGGTCAATGGCGACGAACAGGTAACGGCGTTCGGTTTCATCGAGCATCTGCGGTAAGTACTTGATATCCATATGTAAAAAGCCCGGCTCGTAGTCCTTGAACGACTTTTTGGTAACCGGTTTGTCGTCTTCGAGTGCGGCCATTTTAAGCAAACTGGAGACACCATGGCGCCGCAAGCAGCGGCCCAGGGCGCCACGCGAAAGCGCCGGGTTGACGAACTCACGCGCCACCGCCAGCAAGTCGTCGGTGGGCAAAAGCAAGGTGGTGCGTAGCGCGATGACGACCAGTTCCTGCGCTGGCGTCAGCGTCGTATGCATGGTGTGGGGCCGGTGCGAACGGTCCTCGGCGCTGTCGCGGTTCTGCCATTTACGGATCGTCAGGCGGCTCACGTTATAGCGCTCGGCAAGCTCCCGTTGGGGCAGTGTCGAGTTGCGGATTTCTTCCCGGATCAGGTGGGTGGTGCGGGCTCGGCTGTGAAGGGCTTGGGTCATGGCGCTGGCGGTGAGGTGACAGGAATCAACAGTGTACTCAACAGGCGCCTGGCTTTGAAGTAGGGCAAGCTGCGAATAGGAATATGATCACCCAATTCTAAACACGTAGTCAGTTTCAGCTTTGCTGTTGTGCCGAAACATAAAACAGGTCATGTTCCTTTCAATACCAATCATCTCGTGCAGGTCGCGCAGGTGAAACTCTCTCCCTGCAACTTCAACTCCAGGTATGCCTATCGAGTGCAAGTCTGTTATTTCGTATGTGCCAATCAATGCATTCTCCAGTACTGCTTCGATAGACGATCGCCAAGTCATCACCAGGTGCGGAACCTTCTGGGGCAACGCCGCGATTGGACGATTCTTCTCGACGCTGAAAACAGAACGGCTTAGCAAGAGGCACTACCTTTGTTATGTCGCCTGCTTCAGGCAACACTGTCATCATTGCGCGCCGATCCCCAGCATCTCCCGAATCACCGGCAAAATCATCCCCCAAGCATTCGACGTCGCGGCAATCTCGTCATAATGGCTGGCGCCGGGCAAGATCAGCACTTCCGCATGGTCGCCGGCCTTGTGAGCGTTTGAGAGCGTTTGAGGGTCAGGTCTGCCATTCCGACACAGGCCCAGCTATGCGAATCCCCAAGCCGAAGTCTCTGCGTAAGCTCAGCGTCTGTACGCATACGCAGCATAGTTAGTCGAGCCGTATTGACAATTAATAAATCATAGTTTGCTGTGAGCCTAACCCCAAGGCTGAGATCGTGTCCGAATGGCAGACCTGGCCCAGCCCCCTCAGACGGTTATCTACTGTAGAAATTTAGCTTGGTCCTATAGCTCCACTCATCCCAAGGTACGAGGCCAAAGAGCGCATTCATCACCTGAACGAGCAGAAGCGCCGTAAGGTAGGAATCAGAGGTGACTTCGCCCGTACTTAGATTGCGGTAAACCGGTGGCTCACCTTCTTCCTCAATAAACGACTCTGCTTGCAGCCACGGCAGCTCGAATTTATTTGGCGTTCCTACATCCGTCGTCTTGTCCATGGTGTGAACTCGTGAGCGAACCGTGATGCCGTTTTTAACGATGGCATAGCCAAACGAGCCGCCCGAATCATAATGACAGAAAACGACAATTAGCTCTGGTTCCCCGAGTGCCGCAAATACTGAAGGCTCTAGCGATTGCCCATCGAAGAGAATTTCTCCCGCAATCTCACTGTTATAAAGAAAGGTCGCGCCGTTCTTTGACTCGACTGCCAGATTGCCCGGCACACGGATATCATGCGCATTTTGCGTTTCTGGCGGCTTGAAAGAGCTACTTCCAAAGACCCTCTGCACTAGCTCCTGCTCGTCCATCGTGGATGCGTTAGGCCGAAATGCCAACCCCGCTGTAGATAATCCCAAACTCAACTCCTTTGTCAGTTATCTGAAACTAGCCGTCGTCGTTCGCACGCTTGAGGGTCAGGTCTGCCATTCCGACACAGGCTCAGCTATGCGAATCCCCAAGCTGATGTTTCTGCGTATGAATCGCCACCATTTCAATAGGCACTGCTGCATCTCTTAAAGGAGACCGCAGGTGTGCCACTCCAAGCGCCAGAATTTAGCAACGACCTCGTTTGGCAGGTAGTGGCCGACTGCGGCAATGAGCATAACGAATTACCAAGCGAGAAAAGTCACACATTGTCACGCCGACCGCTTGACTCCGCAGGCGATCATCGTCCGTAATGCGGGGAGCTGTCACGACTCATCGCGCTCGGCATCGCGCTCGCGGCAGCTCAGGGACGCATAGTGCGCCTTGGGCACCTTGTTCTTGATCGCCACTTCGCGCAGGTTATGTGCAAAATCAATATGATCGGTCAGGGTGCAGCGGTTGGCGCGGGCGAACTGTTGCAGATTCTTGATGCTGCCATGGACTTTCAGCGTGATCCCGACGCCGGGGCTGGCGCAGCAGCCTATGTATTTGCTGCGGTATTCTTCTTCGATCAGCACCAGTTCGTGGCCCATGAAGGGCACTGGCTTGTCCAGCAGGTAGTAGTCGGTGTAGTCGAAGCGCTGGCGGGGCGTTTTGCTGACCAGACCGGAGTGCTGGTAGGCGCGGATGGCCCGGCCGGACGTACCCGTCCGTTCGGTGGTGCCCTTTTTGAGCTACATGGCATGCAGCAAGCCGCTTTCGAGTGACGCGGTGTCGGCGGCGAACGCCATGGCGGAGCAGGCGGCAAGCAGGGTGAAGGCGATGGCGCGCTTCATTTCGCCTCCATTGCCAGCATCTGTTTGATTACCGGCAAGATCATCCGCCATGCATTCGATGTGGCGGCAATCTCGTCATAGTGGCTGGCGCCGGGCAAGATCAGCACTTCCGCATGGTCGCCGGCCAGCTTGGCCCTGGCCGCATAGTCGTGCGCGACGCGGGGAGGGGAGATGGTGTCGAGTTCTCCGGTCGCCAGCACGGTGCGGCTGCCGTTGGGCATCAGGTCGGCGGCGTTGGTGTCGCTGTAGATGTCGGGACGCTCAGTGCTGGCGCTGCCTGCCAGTTGCGCCATGTCGCGTTCGCAGCTGCTCTTGATCAATTCCTTTTCATGGCGCAGGTCGGCCAGGCCGCCCAGGCTGAGGATATTCTTGATTGGCAGGAAGCTGTCGCGGTACAGGGGGCTGGTCTTGGGCAGCTTTTCCCTTCCGGCGATCCATTGCACCAGCTGGCCGCCGGCCGAGTGGCCCATGGCGAGGATGCGCTTCACGTCCAGCTGGTACTGGGGTGCGTGCTGGCGCAGGCTGTCGAGCGCCGCGTGCATGTCTTCATAGGTGCCCGGGTAGCCCCCGCCCGGCTCGTCGACGCGGCGGTATTCGACATTCCACACGGCGATGCCTTGCGCCACCAGGGCGCTGGCCACGTTGCGCATCTGCCCGATGCCGCCGAAGGCCACCGTCCAGCAGCCGCCATGCACGAGCACGACGACGGGGAACGGTCCCGCACCAGTCGGCCGGAACAGCTGCGCGTACTGCGACGGCGCGGGGCCATACGCGAGCTGCGCCGTGGGCGCTGGGCCGTTCAGGGCCAGGTAGTCATCCAGGCTCATGGGGGAGGCGACGGCGCCGTGGGTGGAGGCGAGCAGGGCGGTGGCGAGCAGGGAGGATGGCAGGGACGTGGGCATCGTTGCTTTCGCTTGAGAATAGAACAACACTGTAGCATAGGCTTACTGCGCAGAAAACAGCCCGCTGCCCCAGGCGCGCGCCATGTCCGCCACGATTTTCCGCGTATCGGCCTGGCGCGCTTGCGCGTCGCGCTGGCGGCAAGCAGCCTCATCTAACTGGAACAGCGACTGCGCCATCGCTCTCGCCTGCAAGGTGATCTGCCGCGTCTTCGGCTGGCGCCTTGCCGTGTACGCCTGCAGGCGCTCTTCCAGGGAACCGTCCGCTTGCAGGCACTGCGCCAGCTGCCAGGCATCTTCCAGCGCCTGGCATGCGCCTTGTCCCGAGGTGGGCAGGGCGGCGTGGGCGGCGTCGCCCACCAGCAAGACATTGCCGCGCTGCCAGCGCTCCACGGGATCATGGTCGTGGATGGCGATTTGCCGCAGCGCCTGCGGTTCGCCGTGCCGTATCACGCGGCGCACGGCTTGCGGCCAGGCGTCGAACAGCCGCGCCAGGTGCTCCTGCAAGTGGGCGGGCTGACTTGACGGGGGCGTGGGCGCCGTTTGCGCGCCCGCCCAATAATACGTGTGCGGGGAAACGGGCACGATGCCAAAGCGCAAGCCACAGCCCCAGTAGTCGTGGATGGCCGGCGCATCGAAGAGCTGCGGTTCACCGGGCGGCAATTGCGTGATGCCCACCCAGTTGATGAAACCCTGGTAGCGGGGAGAACTGTCGCCCGTCACGTACTGCCTCGCGGCCGAGCGCATCCGGCCTTCGGCGCCCAGGATCATGTCCGCCTGCAGCACGCGGCCATCGGCCAGGTGCACCAGCCCTTGCTGCTGCGCATCGCCGGACAGCGACATCACCGGCTGCCCGTACTCCACCCGCACGCCCAGTTCCCGCAGCCGGGTCAACAAGATCGCTTGCAGGTCGCGCCGCAGGATGGCATGGCTGGCGTGGCCCATGGCGGCGTCGAGCTGGCCGATGTCCAGCGCACTGAGCAGATTGCCGTGGCGGTCCAGGCGGCGCATTTCCACGGGCGTGCCGGCGCGGGACGCCACGGCACCCAGCAGATCGAGCTGGTCCAGCACATGGCTGGCGTTCGGCCACAGCACGACGCCGCCGCCCATGGTGTCGGGCGACGGCTGGCGCTCCACGAGAGTAATTTGATGGCCGTGGCGCTGCAGGGCCAGCGCGCAGGCGGCGCCAGCGATACCGGCGCCCAGGATCAGGATCTGCATGGTGGTTCCTTGATGAAAGGCATCCATGCTAGATCATCATCCTGGGTGGTGGAATGGGGCATAATCGGCATGCATCATTGCAAAATCGGGATAATCATGAGCTCCAGCATCGATCTGAATCATTTGCGCTACTTTCTTGCCGTCGTCGAGGCGGGCAGTTTTGCGGGCGCGGCACGCAAGCTGGGCTTGCCGACCTCGAATGTCAGCCGGCATATCGCCCAGCTGGAAGCGCAACTGGGGTCGCGGCTGCTGGAGCGGACGACGCGGCACCTGCGCATGACGGGGCAGGGACGCTTGCTGCAGGCGCGGGCGCGGCCCCTGATGGACGATTTATTGCTCTTGGAAGCGGAATTGCAGGACCAGCACGCCACCTTGCGCGGCGTCCTGAAACTGAGCTTGCCGGCCGAATTCGGCGCGCAGCTGCTGGGGCCGATCATTG of Janthinobacterium sp. PAMC25594 contains these proteins:
- a CDS encoding FAD-dependent oxidoreductase, with product MQILILGAGIAGAACALALQRHGHQITLVERQPSPDTMGGGVVLWPNASHVLDQLDLLGAVASRAGTPVEMRRLDRHGNLLSALDIGQLDAAMGHASHAILRRDLQAILLTRLRELGVRVEYGQPVMSLSGDAQQQGLVHLADGRVLQADMILGAEGRMRSAARQYVTGDSSPRYQGFINWVGITQLPPGEPQLFDAPAIHDYWGCGLRFGIVPVSPHTYYWAGAQTAPTPPSSQPAHLQEHLARLFDAWPQAVRRVIRHGEPQALRQIAIHDHDPVERWQRGNVLLVGDAAHAALPTSGQGACQALEDAWQLAQCLQADGSLEERLQAYTARRQPKTRQITLQARAMAQSLFQLDEAACRQRDAQARQADTRKIVADMARAWGSGLFSAQ
- a CDS encoding HlyD family efflux transporter periplasmic adaptor subunit — encoded protein: MSSDTTTTTTEQPGKRKAVLIAITAAFLVAGAAWAVYYQLVLAKEEVTDNAYVGGNLVTLSAQVTGNVDAIRADETQMVKAGAPLITLNAIDADLALSQAQARLGNIVRQERERYASVAQYDAIIEQRRLALATAQGNLARRAPLALDHTISGEDLAHAKQAVDDAKAALTVAQRQAESAKSGVAGVNLASHPAVLSARGDVLQAWLAVRRNAVVAPVSGYVAKRSVQLGSHVTPGTPLMSIVPLDQLWVDANFKESELRNIRVGQAATIETDLYGSKVVYHGKVLGMSAGTGSAFSLLPAQNATGNWIKVVQRVPVRITLDPKELAAHPLRIGLSTTVTVDTSHGEGATLDQPMLASTVYTTKALSQPVDEAEKMADAIIAQNLLN
- a CDS encoding MarR family winged helix-turn-helix transcriptional regulator, encoding MISIEERFSAALHKTARGWRHAIDRRLKDLDLGQASWMAIAMIAKSPQPPSQSELAHQLGVENPTMVSMLDRLVKSGFVQRQPSETDRRVKLVVLTEAGLQVYDTVRKEADGFRKELLQGIAPDQLRAATELLEALQAATEKFA
- a CDS encoding alpha/beta hydrolase; the encoded protein is MPTSLPSSLLATALLASTHGAVASPMSLDDYLALNGPAPTAQLAYGPAPSQYAQLFRPTGAGPFPVVVLVHGGCWTVAFGGIGQMRNVASALVAQGIAVWNVEYRRVDEPGGGYPGTYEDMHAALDSLRQHAPQYQLDVKRILAMGHSAGGQLVQWIAGREKLPKTSPLYRDSFLPIKNILSLGGLADLRHEKELIKSSCERDMAQLAGSASTERPDIYSDTNAADLMPNGSRTVLATGELDTISPPRVAHDYAARAKLAGDHAEVLILPGASHYDEIAATSNAWRMILPVIKQMLAMEAK
- a CDS encoding DHA2 family efflux MFS transporter permease subunit, with translation MITISIMLATIIQALDGTIANVALPHMQGSLSASQDQITWVLTSFIVAAAIATPLTGWLCDRFGQKNTFLVSVAGFTLASVLCGLSGTLSEIVAARLLQGVFGAALVPLSQAVLLDINPREKHGSAMAIWGMGVMIGPILGPTLGGWLTDSYSWRWVFFINIPIGAMAFYGIWRYIRKDPPNRRMNFDMFGFATLSLSIGALQMLLDRGEQNDWFSSTETWIEAIVLAMSLCYFIAHTALRPAGKSFLDYRLLKNSNYVSGLLFIFIVGMVLFATRALTPSMLQGLMNYPAAIAGLVTAPSGLGTMLAMLIVGRLTGKIDTRILLGVGFSITAFSLWQMANFTLDLVPKTVVWNGIIQGIGLGLVFVPLSAATFATLSPQMRAEGTAIYSLVRNIGSSIGIALVQTLLVRNTQIAHASLTEHITIANPALHDPGIAQVFDLGTSTGMAALNGEITRQASMIAYLDDFWLMMWLTILVLPLLLLIKPPKKNAPVVVDHAAME
- a CDS encoding efflux transporter outer membrane subunit, with product MYTPMKLSLSVLALSLSLAGCASIPPDTQQLPQQELAKVQLAADIHLASEGWPAAQWWRQFQDDQLDQLIEQALSASPSLDAANARIGSALSAFDAQHAGRGPRLDLDANASRQRYSGNGLMPAPIGGNYYNEVTVGVQAHYDLDWWGKHKAQIAASLGEVNARRAEYAMAEQMLAAEIARHYFSMQNGWARMDNLHALVQLQQQLVVDKEKRIANGLGVSDDHLSAQTRLSLLQQQIALLETQIVTEREALRALLGADASALASLQPKEAQTLPHALPGKLGMELLARRPDLQAARWRVQAAMSHIEAAQASFYPDIDLGASFGLDAIKLGKLLQSGSRTLFIGPALSLPLFDSGRLQAQLAGARSERNELIADYNQNVFNVVRDVAQAGARVQGVENQLRLQQENLRASEAQLRNANARLKQGLADRATQINAEMTMRGQVDLGMQLQNQRQDAEINLTVALGGGYRGSSDFAATASTNTAKQ
- a CDS encoding SRPBCC domain-containing protein, which translates into the protein MTTAEQKQDGQHRDSSDFVITQTFDAPRELVFQSWVEPERLAQWWGPVGFELSVLALDLQPGGIFHYGMRADNGYEMWGKFTYQAIEAPARIVSILSFADKQGNAVQHPVSATWPLQSFNTMTLTEENGKTTMTLRSAPHKATDEQHETFKQGFESMKQGFKATFGQLAQYLARVQ